One Caulobacter segnis genomic window carries:
- a CDS encoding thiamine pyrophosphate-binding protein — translation MKKLISHQLVKYLEDRGVEHLFGLCGHTNIAVLNALEGSRIKFVNVRHEQIASHAADGYARVKRQTAVVLSHLGPGLTNAATGVANAALDSIPMVVIAGDVPSHYYGKHPHQEVNLHADAAQYEIYRPFVKRAWRVDRPDLFPEILEKAFQLAASGRPGPVLVSVPMDIFSMEIDVALFERLKAHTKVLQKPSIDEETADRIVLTLTGAERPLVYVGGGVNLADAAPELAAFVDHLSLPVAHSLMGKGTLPDDHDLTLGMTGFWGTRFTNDTCLAADYILGLGTSFKEADCSSWESGYTFNFPGAKLIHVDIDPDEIGRNYPAEIGVVADLKNALKVLNRAARRLYPEGRKNDALRADIAANRAAFLRDNAEACASDQFPMRPERILAEVRELLPRNAVITTDVGWNKNGVGQQFPIYEPGSVLTPGGFATMGFGAPAALGAKLADPSRVVVSLVGDGGFGQNPAVLATAFEEDIPVIWVVMNNFAFGTIAGLQKAHFGTTLGTVFEKNGAPYSPDYAAIARAYGVDGIKITKADEFKPALDAAIKANRPCVIDVQMVNVPTPTTGHWNIMDIYSPGKHVHHVAT, via the coding sequence ATGAAAAAGCTGATCTCGCATCAACTCGTGAAGTACCTGGAGGATCGCGGCGTCGAGCACCTCTTCGGGCTGTGCGGCCACACCAACATCGCCGTCCTGAACGCTCTGGAAGGCAGCAGGATCAAGTTCGTCAACGTTCGTCACGAGCAGATCGCCTCGCACGCCGCCGACGGCTACGCGCGGGTCAAGCGTCAGACGGCCGTGGTGCTGAGCCATCTCGGCCCCGGCCTGACCAACGCCGCCACGGGCGTGGCCAACGCCGCCCTGGACTCGATCCCGATGGTGGTGATCGCCGGCGACGTGCCCAGCCACTATTACGGCAAGCATCCGCACCAGGAGGTCAATCTCCACGCCGACGCGGCCCAGTACGAGATCTATCGCCCGTTCGTGAAGCGCGCCTGGCGGGTCGATCGCCCCGACCTTTTCCCCGAGATCCTGGAGAAGGCCTTCCAGCTGGCCGCCAGCGGCCGCCCGGGTCCGGTGCTGGTCTCGGTGCCGATGGACATCTTCTCGATGGAGATCGACGTCGCCCTGTTCGAGCGGCTGAAGGCCCACACAAAAGTCCTGCAGAAGCCCTCGATCGACGAAGAGACCGCCGACCGCATCGTCCTGACCCTGACGGGCGCCGAGCGCCCGCTGGTCTATGTCGGCGGCGGCGTGAACCTGGCCGACGCGGCCCCCGAGCTGGCCGCGTTCGTCGACCACCTGAGCCTGCCGGTCGCCCACTCGCTGATGGGCAAGGGAACCCTGCCCGATGACCACGACCTGACCCTGGGCATGACCGGCTTCTGGGGTACGCGTTTCACCAACGACACCTGCCTGGCCGCCGACTACATCCTGGGCCTGGGCACCAGCTTCAAGGAAGCCGACTGCAGCTCCTGGGAGTCGGGCTACACCTTCAACTTCCCCGGCGCAAAGCTGATCCATGTCGACATCGACCCGGACGAGATCGGCCGCAACTATCCCGCCGAGATCGGCGTGGTCGCCGACCTGAAGAATGCGCTGAAGGTGCTGAACCGGGCGGCCCGGCGTCTCTATCCGGAAGGCCGAAAGAACGACGCCCTGCGCGCCGACATCGCCGCCAATCGCGCCGCCTTCCTGCGCGACAACGCCGAGGCCTGCGCCAGCGACCAGTTCCCGATGCGCCCCGAGCGCATCCTGGCCGAGGTCCGCGAACTGCTGCCGCGCAACGCGGTGATCACCACCGACGTGGGCTGGAACAAGAACGGCGTGGGCCAGCAGTTCCCGATCTACGAGCCAGGCTCGGTGCTGACCCCGGGCGGCTTCGCCACCATGGGCTTCGGCGCCCCGGCGGCCCTGGGCGCCAAGCTGGCCGATCCTAGCCGCGTGGTGGTCTCGCTGGTCGGCGATGGCGGCTTCGGCCAGAACCCGGCGGTGCTGGCCACGGCGTTCGAGGAGGACATCCCGGTCATCTGGGTGGTGATGAACAACTTCGCCTTCGGCACCATCGCCGGCCTGCAGAAGGCCCACTTCGGCACGACCCTTGGCACGGTGTTCGAGAAGAACGGCGCGCCCTACTCGCCCGACTACGCGGCCATCGCCCGCGCCTACGGCGTCGACGGGATCAAGATCACCAAGGCCGACGAGTTCAAGCCGGCTCTGGACGCGGCCATCAAGGCGAACCGCCCCTGCGTGATCGACGTCCAGATGGTCAATGTCCCCACCCCGACCACCGGTCACTGGAACATCATGGACATCTACTCGCCCGGGAAGCACGTGCACCACGTCGCCACCTGA
- a CDS encoding bifunctional sugar phosphate isomerase/epimerase/4-hydroxyphenylpyruvate dioxygenase family protein, which translates to MLRSIATLSLSGSLQEKLQAAAAAKYDMVELCENDVLFSEDTPRDIRRQAEDLGLKIAAFQPFREFEAMPDEAFVRSLERAERKFDLMAELGAPLLLVCSNVSTAAIDDDVLAAAQLRELADRAARRGLKIGYQALAWGHHVRTVSRAGQIVAKAAHSHLGQVLNSFHTLAINDDLATIAAVPAERIFWVQLADAPRLGMELRAWSRHFRCFPGQGDLDVAGFLTAALEAGYTGPVSLEIFNDEFQASPPRQIAHDGMRSLIWLEERVRQRLAEHPEAPRPEVALVDPPKAPRVSGMAFIEFAVGGMGAGPLADQLKALGFSPWGCHRTKAVTLWRQGPVMIAVNAEPESFAHSFYLLHGPSVCAVGLKFDDAHRFLARAEAFGCARHEGRTGAEERPMPAIRRPDGSLLYAVPDDFDPSDEFIPEADFADLAVISGVDHIGEAVSARQMDSWQLFYRAVLGLEPAESWDLPDPYGLVRSRAMANAERSVRFPLSFSDSARTSVARSLTTFVGAGVNQIAFATNDIFAATAALTQKGARFLAIPSNYYDDLAARFGLTDDLVDRLARNGILYDRDEQGGEFLHVYTELFDGRFFFELVERRGGYDQYGAPNAAVRMAAQTRAAPAAALY; encoded by the coding sequence GTGCTCCGTTCGATCGCCACCCTGTCGCTCAGCGGATCCCTGCAGGAAAAGCTCCAGGCCGCCGCCGCGGCCAAGTACGACATGGTCGAGCTGTGCGAGAACGACGTCCTGTTCAGCGAGGACACGCCGCGCGACATCCGCCGCCAGGCCGAGGACCTGGGCCTGAAGATCGCCGCCTTCCAGCCATTCCGCGAGTTCGAGGCGATGCCCGACGAGGCCTTCGTCCGCAGCCTGGAGCGGGCCGAGCGCAAGTTCGACCTGATGGCCGAGCTGGGCGCGCCGCTGCTGCTGGTCTGTTCGAACGTCTCGACGGCGGCGATCGACGACGACGTCCTGGCCGCCGCCCAGCTGCGCGAACTGGCCGACCGCGCCGCGCGGCGGGGCCTCAAGATCGGCTACCAGGCCCTGGCCTGGGGTCACCACGTGCGGACCGTCTCGCGCGCCGGCCAGATCGTGGCCAAGGCGGCGCACTCGCACCTGGGCCAGGTGCTCAACAGCTTCCACACCCTGGCGATCAACGACGACCTGGCGACCATCGCCGCCGTGCCCGCCGAGCGGATCTTCTGGGTGCAACTGGCCGACGCCCCGCGCCTGGGCATGGAGCTGCGCGCCTGGAGCCGCCACTTCCGCTGCTTCCCCGGACAGGGCGACCTGGACGTCGCCGGCTTCCTGACCGCCGCGCTGGAGGCCGGCTATACGGGCCCCGTCTCGCTGGAGATCTTCAACGACGAGTTCCAGGCCTCGCCGCCGCGCCAGATCGCCCATGACGGCATGCGCTCGCTGATCTGGCTGGAGGAGCGCGTGCGCCAGCGCCTGGCCGAGCATCCCGAGGCTCCGCGCCCCGAGGTCGCCCTGGTCGACCCGCCCAAAGCCCCGAGGGTCTCGGGGATGGCCTTCATCGAGTTCGCGGTCGGCGGCATGGGGGCCGGTCCCTTGGCCGATCAGCTGAAGGCCCTGGGCTTCAGCCCCTGGGGCTGCCATCGCACCAAGGCCGTGACACTGTGGCGGCAGGGCCCGGTGATGATCGCCGTCAACGCCGAGCCGGAGTCGTTCGCCCACTCGTTCTACCTGCTGCACGGCCCGTCGGTCTGCGCGGTGGGCCTGAAGTTCGACGACGCGCATCGGTTCCTGGCCCGCGCCGAAGCCTTCGGCTGCGCGCGTCACGAGGGCCGCACCGGCGCCGAGGAGCGACCGATGCCGGCCATCCGCCGACCCGACGGCAGCCTGCTCTACGCCGTGCCCGACGACTTCGACCCGTCCGACGAGTTCATCCCCGAGGCCGACTTCGCCGATCTCGCGGTAATCAGCGGCGTGGATCATATCGGCGAGGCGGTCTCGGCGCGGCAGATGGACAGCTGGCAGCTGTTCTATCGCGCAGTGCTGGGCCTGGAGCCGGCCGAGTCCTGGGACCTGCCCGACCCCTACGGCCTGGTGCGCAGCCGGGCCATGGCCAACGCCGAGCGCAGCGTGCGCTTCCCCTTGAGCTTCTCCGACAGCGCCCGGACCAGCGTGGCGCGGTCGCTGACCACCTTCGTCGGCGCGGGGGTCAACCAGATCGCCTTCGCCACCAACGACATCTTCGCCGCCACGGCGGCCCTGACCCAGAAAGGCGCGCGGTTCCTGGCCATTCCCAGCAACTATTACGACGACCTGGCCGCGCGCTTCGGCCTCACGGACGACCTCGTCGACCGGCTGGCGCGGAACGGCATCCTCTACGACCGCGACGAGCAGGGCGGCGAGTTTTTGCACGTCTATACCGAGCTGTTCGACGGCCGGTTCTTCTTCGAGCTGGTCGAGCGGCGCGGCGGCTACGACCAGTACGGCGCGCCCAACGCGGCGGTGCGGATGGCCGCCCAGACCCGCGCCGCGCCAGCCGCCGCCCTGTACTAG
- a CDS encoding shikimate dehydrogenase — translation MTQFRAGLIGSGIQASLTPAMHEAEGAAQGHAYRYDLIDTDRRPEPLADLLDWAQGEGFSGLNITHPYKQAVMPLLDRLDPDAQALGAVNTVVLRDGLRVGHNTDWSGFAEGLRRTLPDAPLGAVVQLGAGGAGSAVAYALLKRGAARLAIFDNDAAKAADLVARMAALFPAAEVVVGHDLATAVANADGLVNCTPVGMAKYPGAPLPLEYLRPSLWVADVVYFPLETALLAAARTRGCAVVDGGGMAVFQAVEAFRLITGLTPDPERMIASFKRLLTA, via the coding sequence ATGACGCAGTTTCGGGCGGGCCTGATCGGCTCGGGGATCCAGGCCTCGCTGACGCCGGCCATGCACGAGGCCGAGGGCGCGGCGCAGGGCCATGCGTACCGCTATGACCTGATCGACACCGATCGCCGGCCGGAGCCGCTGGCGGACCTGCTGGACTGGGCTCAGGGGGAGGGGTTTTCGGGGCTCAACATCACCCACCCCTACAAGCAGGCGGTGATGCCGCTGCTGGATCGCCTGGACCCGGACGCGCAGGCGCTGGGGGCGGTCAACACGGTGGTGCTGCGCGACGGCTTGCGGGTCGGCCACAACACCGACTGGTCGGGCTTCGCCGAAGGGCTGCGCCGGACCCTGCCGGACGCGCCGCTGGGCGCGGTGGTCCAGCTGGGGGCGGGCGGGGCCGGTTCGGCGGTGGCCTACGCCCTGCTCAAGCGCGGCGCCGCGCGGCTGGCGATCTTCGACAACGACGCGGCCAAGGCCGCCGACCTGGTCGCGCGGATGGCGGCGCTGTTCCCGGCGGCCGAGGTGGTGGTCGGCCACGACCTGGCCACGGCGGTCGCCAATGCCGACGGCCTGGTCAACTGCACGCCGGTGGGCATGGCCAAGTATCCCGGTGCGCCGCTGCCGCTGGAGTATCTGCGTCCGTCGCTGTGGGTGGCCGACGTCGTCTATTTCCCGCTGGAGACGGCGCTGCTGGCGGCCGCCAGGACCAGGGGCTGCGCGGTGGTCGACGGCGGCGGCATGGCCGTCTTCCAGGCGGTCGAGGCCTTCCGGCTGATTACCGGCCTGACGCCGGATCCCGAACGGATGATCGCCAGCTTCAAGCGGCTGCTGACCGCCTAG
- a CDS encoding carboxylesterase/lipase family protein, with protein MKTHNGGARLAALVLSLTGLSLAAAPAAAGPMTRIETDPVTTAAGQVAGTRLASGVKAYLGVPYAKPPTQDLRWKPPQPIRWDGVWNADRKGAECIQVLRPHDINHYFGEEATSEDCLYMNVWTPAGAKPGDKLPVVVFIYGGGGTIGSSGMANYDGEAMARRGAIFVNFNYRVGLLGYLAHPALSAEQGGHSGNYGYLDQNAALKWIRDNIAAFGGDADKVALSGQSFGAGSVAAQIFSPLSKGLFRGAMLSSACNYTGDIAPLSAGEQVGLELQKRLGAADLAAMRNVPADKILAQQTENQVGASVQGIRAPAVIDGYFFTAQKAQVLADRLGSDVPIIASSNGDDIDAGRSPLVAARTVAAFQEAARKMYGADAEAFLKLYPVKSDAEVPAVAHQAATEAGFLQSSRTCAQQQAKFNRSATYVDLFTRKHPYASGVTFADQNPATVGAYHTADVPYWLDTLDKYNSLRPTRVWTDYDRKLTDQMSGALIALAATGSPSTPAMAWPAWTEKEPKYLRFGDAVTVDTMAAKRMDWLAAHPAAGVGLPAPSARPRD; from the coding sequence ATGAAGACCCATAATGGCGGCGCACGTCTGGCCGCCCTGGTCCTGTCGCTCACCGGCCTGTCGCTCGCGGCCGCCCCGGCCGCCGCCGGCCCGATGACCCGCATCGAGACCGATCCGGTGACCACCGCCGCCGGCCAGGTGGCCGGCACGCGCCTGGCCTCGGGCGTGAAGGCCTATCTGGGCGTCCCCTACGCCAAGCCGCCGACCCAGGACCTGCGCTGGAAACCGCCGCAGCCGATCCGCTGGGACGGCGTCTGGAACGCCGACCGCAAGGGCGCCGAATGCATCCAGGTGCTGCGCCCCCACGACATCAACCACTACTTCGGCGAGGAGGCGACCAGCGAGGACTGCCTCTACATGAACGTCTGGACGCCGGCCGGGGCCAAGCCGGGCGACAAGCTGCCGGTGGTGGTCTTCATCTATGGCGGCGGCGGCACGATCGGCTCGTCGGGCATGGCCAACTATGACGGCGAGGCCATGGCCAGGCGGGGAGCGATCTTCGTCAACTTCAACTACCGCGTCGGCCTCCTGGGCTACCTGGCCCATCCCGCCCTCTCGGCCGAGCAGGGCGGCCACTCGGGCAACTACGGCTATCTGGATCAGAACGCGGCCCTGAAGTGGATCCGCGATAACATCGCCGCCTTCGGCGGGGACGCGGACAAGGTGGCGCTGAGCGGCCAGTCGTTCGGGGCCGGCTCGGTCGCCGCCCAGATCTTCAGCCCGCTGTCCAAGGGCCTGTTCCGCGGCGCCATGCTGTCGAGCGCTTGCAACTACACCGGCGACATCGCCCCGCTGTCGGCCGGCGAGCAGGTCGGGCTGGAGCTGCAGAAGCGCCTGGGCGCGGCCGACCTGGCGGCCATGCGCAACGTTCCCGCCGACAAGATCCTGGCCCAGCAGACCGAGAACCAGGTCGGGGCCAGCGTTCAGGGCATCCGCGCCCCGGCGGTGATCGACGGCTATTTCTTCACCGCCCAGAAGGCCCAGGTCCTGGCCGACCGCCTGGGCAGCGACGTGCCGATCATCGCCAGCTCGAATGGCGACGACATCGACGCCGGCCGCAGTCCGCTGGTCGCCGCCAGGACCGTCGCAGCCTTCCAGGAGGCGGCCCGCAAGATGTACGGCGCCGACGCCGAGGCCTTCCTGAAGCTCTATCCGGTCAAGTCCGACGCCGAGGTTCCGGCCGTCGCCCACCAGGCCGCGACCGAGGCCGGCTTCCTGCAGAGCTCGCGCACCTGCGCCCAGCAGCAGGCCAAATTCAATCGCTCGGCGACCTATGTCGACCTCTTCACGCGCAAGCATCCGTACGCGTCGGGGGTCACCTTCGCCGACCAGAACCCGGCCACGGTCGGGGCCTATCACACGGCCGACGTCCCTTACTGGCTCGACACCCTGGACAAGTACAACAGCCTGCGCCCGACCCGGGTCTGGACCGACTATGACCGCAAGCTGACCGACCAGATGTCGGGGGCCCTGATCGCCCTGGCGGCCACGGGCTCGCCCTCGACGCCGGCCATGGCCTGGCCGGCCTGGACCGAGAAGGAGCCGAAGTACCTGCGCTTCGGCGACGCCGTCACGGTCGACACCATGGCCGCCAAGCGCATGGACTGGCTGGCGGCCCACCCGGCGGCGGGGGTCGGCCTGCCGGCGCCCAGCGCCCGCCCGCGCGACTGA
- a CDS encoding tannase/feruloyl esterase family alpha/beta hydrolase, with protein MTRAAYLAAPLALTGALALAGQAHAATPCDDLAKVQIAGAKITAVKAMALGAPQEIEVFGIPPLPASAAYCRVNATLSPTPASSIKVEVWLPAEAAWNGKFMATGNGGYGGALGGPRLAMRPAVKAGYAVAGTDMGHTEDGAGGSAEWALNQPEKIADWGHRANHETAVFAKALIAAHYGKGPRRAYFTGCSDGGREALMEVQRYPGDFDGVVAGAPANAWTRLMGSFAWSWKAVHEVPESRIPDALLPVVQKAALAQCDKLDGVADGVIEDPRRCRFDPVVVQCKDGQAKDCLTPAQVAGLRKLYQGPRDAKGQSILPGYPAGGEATPGAWPLWISGEKAQHPSFARSFFANFVYSNTGWQLAQMNLDKDLKAARAIAPTVASDNPDLSAFKARGGKLILFHGWSDAAITPLATIQYYDAVRARMGVKSADAFSRLFMVPGMSHCFGGPGPNSFDMLATLDAWVEGGKAPDTVIASKTDNDYADLLGMPAKTLRTRPLCAYPKVAQWDGKGSTDEAASFSCQLASK; from the coding sequence ATGACCCGCGCCGCTTATCTGGCCGCTCCGCTGGCCCTCACGGGCGCCCTGGCCCTGGCGGGCCAGGCCCACGCCGCCACGCCCTGCGACGACCTGGCCAAGGTCCAGATCGCCGGCGCCAAGATCACCGCCGTCAAGGCGATGGCCTTGGGCGCGCCGCAGGAGATCGAGGTCTTCGGCATCCCGCCGCTGCCGGCCTCGGCCGCCTATTGCCGGGTCAACGCCACCCTGTCGCCGACCCCCGCCTCGTCGATCAAGGTCGAGGTCTGGCTGCCGGCCGAGGCGGCCTGGAACGGCAAGTTCATGGCCACCGGCAATGGCGGCTACGGCGGCGCGCTAGGCGGACCGCGCCTGGCCATGCGCCCGGCGGTCAAGGCCGGCTACGCCGTCGCCGGGACCGACATGGGCCATACCGAGGACGGGGCCGGCGGCTCGGCCGAGTGGGCGCTGAACCAGCCCGAGAAGATCGCCGACTGGGGCCATCGCGCCAACCACGAGACCGCGGTCTTCGCCAAGGCCCTGATCGCCGCCCACTACGGCAAGGGCCCGCGCCGCGCCTACTTCACCGGCTGCTCTGACGGCGGCCGCGAGGCGCTGATGGAGGTCCAGCGCTATCCCGGCGACTTCGACGGCGTCGTGGCCGGCGCCCCGGCCAACGCCTGGACGCGGCTGATGGGTAGCTTCGCCTGGTCGTGGAAGGCCGTGCACGAGGTTCCCGAGAGCCGCATCCCCGACGCGTTGCTGCCGGTCGTCCAGAAGGCGGCCCTGGCCCAGTGCGACAAACTGGACGGCGTCGCCGACGGCGTGATCGAGGATCCGCGCCGCTGCCGCTTCGACCCCGTCGTGGTTCAGTGCAAGGACGGCCAGGCGAAGGACTGCCTGACCCCGGCCCAGGTCGCGGGCCTGCGCAAGCTCTACCAAGGTCCTCGCGACGCCAAGGGCCAGTCGATCCTGCCCGGCTATCCCGCCGGTGGCGAGGCCACGCCCGGCGCCTGGCCGCTGTGGATCAGCGGCGAGAAGGCCCAGCACCCGTCGTTCGCCCGCTCGTTCTTCGCCAATTTCGTCTATTCGAACACCGGCTGGCAGCTGGCCCAGATGAACCTGGACAAGGACCTCAAGGCCGCCAGGGCGATCGCCCCGACCGTGGCCTCGGACAATCCCGACCTCTCGGCCTTCAAGGCGCGGGGCGGCAAGCTGATCCTGTTCCACGGCTGGTCGGACGCGGCGATCACGCCGCTGGCGACGATCCAGTACTACGACGCGGTTCGGGCCAGGATGGGCGTCAAGTCGGCCGACGCCTTCTCGCGCCTGTTCATGGTTCCGGGTATGTCGCACTGCTTCGGCGGGCCGGGTCCCAACAGTTTCGACATGCTGGCGACGCTGGACGCCTGGGTCGAGGGCGGTAAGGCGCCGGATACGGTGATCGCGTCCAAGACCGACAACGACTATGCCGACCTGCTGGGCATGCCCGCCAAGACCCTGCGGACCCGGCCGCTTTGCGCCTATCCCAAGGTGGCGCAATGGGACGGCAAGGGCTCGACGGACGAGGCGGCCAGCTTCAGTTGCCAGCTGGCGAGCAAGTAG
- a CDS encoding MFS transporter, whose translation MPSVALGAVGGDAPRLTAVRKAAIGVGDFGFNLYWQTAGLYLLFFYTDVLDLPAATAGFIYMAALIWDAALDPVLGVVVDRTRTRMGRYRPYLLLGGAPLALGFVAVFAGPVWPAGGAVVFAAITHLLFRTLYAVVSIPYAALFARITRDSTQRGDMAGVRMVFGTLAAIAVAALTLPVAQALSTQEAPRRGWLILAAVYGVIAAFCLLAVAWAARGLDVAEEEAPPPRPLRDVLRSLAANRALMLVLGAVVLSAFSGTMFSKNLLYYFKYVVGDAKLGSAALAIGALTAAICVPAFAVVVRLAGKRAAWLIGAVPGLAGLVLWHLADGQGVVLLFAAVALQAMGLASYVVCFWGMLPDTVEYGEWRTGVRTESLVFGLVVLGQKAALGLGAGFLGIALTHVGYAPNATQSPETLAGIKAMMFWIPLVGGLASAGLIALYPITRASHEQMVAEIAARSADAPVAPTKLSLQETVIQ comes from the coding sequence ATGCCAAGCGTGGCTTTAGGTGCGGTGGGGGGCGACGCGCCCCGGCTGACGGCTGTCCGGAAGGCGGCGATCGGGGTCGGGGATTTCGGCTTCAACCTGTATTGGCAGACGGCCGGGCTCTACCTGCTGTTCTTCTATACGGACGTGCTGGACCTGCCGGCGGCGACCGCCGGCTTCATCTACATGGCGGCCCTGATCTGGGACGCGGCCCTGGATCCGGTGCTGGGTGTGGTGGTCGACCGCACCCGCACCCGCATGGGCCGCTATCGGCCTTATCTGCTCTTGGGGGGAGCGCCGCTGGCGCTGGGCTTCGTGGCGGTGTTCGCCGGGCCGGTCTGGCCGGCGGGCGGGGCGGTGGTGTTCGCCGCGATCACCCACCTGCTGTTCCGTACGCTCTACGCGGTGGTCTCGATTCCCTATGCGGCGCTGTTCGCTCGCATCACCCGCGACAGCACCCAGCGCGGCGACATGGCCGGCGTGCGGATGGTGTTCGGTACGCTGGCGGCGATCGCCGTGGCGGCCCTGACCCTGCCCGTCGCCCAGGCCCTGTCGACACAAGAGGCGCCTCGCCGGGGCTGGCTGATCCTGGCCGCCGTCTATGGCGTGATCGCCGCCTTCTGCCTGTTGGCCGTGGCCTGGGCCGCGCGTGGGCTGGACGTCGCCGAGGAAGAGGCTCCGCCGCCGCGCCCGCTGCGCGACGTGCTGCGCAGCCTGGCCGCCAACCGCGCCCTTATGCTGGTGCTGGGGGCGGTGGTGCTGAGCGCCTTCTCGGGCACGATGTTCTCCAAGAACCTGCTCTACTATTTCAAGTACGTGGTCGGCGACGCCAAGCTGGGCAGCGCGGCCCTGGCCATCGGCGCCCTGACGGCGGCGATCTGCGTGCCGGCCTTCGCGGTCGTGGTCCGCCTGGCGGGCAAGCGCGCGGCCTGGCTGATCGGCGCGGTCCCGGGCCTGGCGGGCCTGGTCCTCTGGCACCTGGCCGACGGCCAGGGCGTGGTCCTGTTGTTCGCCGCCGTGGCGCTGCAGGCCATGGGCCTGGCGTCCTACGTCGTCTGCTTCTGGGGCATGCTGCCCGACACCGTCGAGTACGGCGAATGGCGCACCGGCGTGCGCACCGAGTCCCTGGTCTTCGGCCTGGTCGTGCTGGGCCAGAAGGCGGCGCTGGGCCTGGGCGCGGGGTTCCTGGGGATCGCCCTGACCCACGTCGGCTACGCGCCCAACGCGACGCAGAGCCCCGAGACCCTGGCAGGCATCAAGGCGATGATGTTCTGGATCCCGCTGGTCGGGGGTCTGGCCTCGGCAGGCCTGATCGCCCTCTATCCCATCACCCGCGCCTCGCACGAGCAGATGGTGGCCGAGATCGCCGCCCGCTCGGCCGACGCGCCGGTCGCTCCCACCAAGCTGTCGCTGCAAGAAACGGTGATCCAATGA